The following nucleotide sequence is from Allocatelliglobosispora scoriae.
GCTGGCGCTCGGCGGCACGGTGAGCAAGACCGGGCTGCGCGAGTTCGGCGGCACGAAGATCGAGGTGGCCGACGAGGCCGGTTGCCTGCTCGGCGGCTGGTCGACGGGGCAGGACGTCTGGATGAGCCACGGCGACAGCGTGAGCGCGGCGCCGCAGGGCTTCGCCGTCACCGCATCGTCGCCGGGTGCGCCGGTCGCCGCCTTCGAGGACCTCGTCGGCAGGCGGGCCGGGGTGCAGTTCCACCCCGAGGTCGCGCACACCCGCAACGGCCAGCAGGTGCTGGAGCGCTTCCTCTACGAGATCGCCGGCATCGAGCCGACCTGGACGATGGGCAACGTGCTCGACGACCAGGTCGCGCTGATCCGCGCGCAGGTCGGCGACGCCCAGGTGATCTGCGGCCTCTCCGGCGGCGTCGACTCGGCGGTCGCCGCGGCGCTGGTGCACCGCGCGGTCGGCGACCAGCTGACCTGCGTCTTCGTCGACCACGGCCTGCTGCGGGCGGGCGAGGCCGAGCAGGTCGAGCAGGACTACGTGGCGGCGACGGGCATCAAGCTCAAGGTCGTCGACGCGGAGGAGCGCTTCCTCACCGCGCTCGCCGGGGTGACCGACCCGGAGCAGAAGCGCAAGATCATCGGGCGCGAGTTCATCCGGGTCTTCGAGGTCGCCGCGCGGGAGATCGCCGCGAGCGGTGACGTGCGGTTCCTGGTGCAGGGCACGCTCTACCCCGATGTGGTCGAGTCGGGTGGCGGCACCGGCACCGCCAACATCAAGTCGCACCACAACGTCGGCGGGCTCCCCGACGACCTCCAGTTCGCGCTGGTGGAGCCGCTGCGCACCCTCTTCAAGGACGAGGTGCGCGCGCTCGGCGCCGCGCTCGACCTGCCGGAGGCGATGGTGTGGCGGCACCCGTTCCCCGGTCCGGGCCTCGCGATCCGGATCATCGGCGAGGTCACCCGCGACCGGCTCGACGTGCTGCGCGCAGCCGATCTGATCGCCCGCGAGGAGCTGACCGCGGCGGGCCTCGACCGCGACGTGTGGCAGTTCCCGGTGGTGCTCCTCGCCGACGTGCGCTCGGTCGGCGTGCAGGGCGACGGCCGCACCTACGGCCACCCGGTGGTGCTGCGGCCGGTGAGCAGCGAGGACGCGATGACCGCCGACTGGTCCCGCCTGCCCTACGACCTGCTCGCGAAGATCTCCACGCGGATCACCAACGAGGTTCCCGAGGTCAACCGGGTGGTTCTCGACGTCACGTCGAAGCCGCCGGGCACCATCGAGTGGGAGTAGCGTGAATCACGCGAAGCGGGCGGTGTCACGTTACCGTCACTCTTCTCGGCATTAAACGGACATCTTGTCATGATCTTCGAGGCGCGGGAGAATCAAACCTCGTGACCACCGATGTAGCACTTGAGCCGTTGCGCCGCATCGCCGCTTATGCCGTCATCGTCGACGAGCAAGACCAGGTTCTCCTGGTCCGCAACTCCCCGCACTCCGGCACGCCCGGTGTCTGGTCCCTCCCTGGTGGGGCCGTGGACCATGGCGAGCACCCCAACGACACCACGGTCCGGGAGACCGCGGCCGAGACGGGGCTCTCCATCACCATCACCGGTCTCCTCGATGTCCTCTCCGACCTGCGGTCCATGCCGCATCGCCGGGTGACCATCCATACCGATCGCCTGATCTACACCGCCACCATCCGCGGCGGAGCCCTGCGCGAACGGGCCGGCCAGCCGACCGACCTGGTCCGCTGGGTGCCCCGGCAGGCAGCCGCCGAGCTGCTCCTGCGCCCGTTCACGGCGACCGCGCTCGGCCTCGGCACGGGACACCGTGTCGAGCGCATCCTCTCCGCCGATCTGCTCCCCGATGAGGTGCCGGAGTTCCCGAGCTTCCACATCATGGAGGGGCCCGACGGGCTGCACCGGGCGCAGCGCTTCGCGGCCTACGCGGTGGCGACGGACATCGACAACCGGGTGCTGCTGACCAGGGTCTCCCCGGGCTACCCCGGCGAGGGCCGCTGGCACCTGCCGGGCGGCGGGACCGACTTCGGCGAGCAGCCCAGCACCGCTCTCATCCGGGAGCTGC
It contains:
- the guaA gene encoding glutamine-hydrolyzing GMP synthase, giving the protein MTTPRPVLVVDFGAQYAQLIARRVREARVYSEIVPHSMPVAEMLAKNPAAIILSGGPSSVYEAGAPQVDAALFQSDVPVFGICYGFQAMALALGGTVSKTGLREFGGTKIEVADEAGCLLGGWSTGQDVWMSHGDSVSAAPQGFAVTASSPGAPVAAFEDLVGRRAGVQFHPEVAHTRNGQQVLERFLYEIAGIEPTWTMGNVLDDQVALIRAQVGDAQVICGLSGGVDSAVAAALVHRAVGDQLTCVFVDHGLLRAGEAEQVEQDYVAATGIKLKVVDAEERFLTALAGVTDPEQKRKIIGREFIRVFEVAAREIAASGDVRFLVQGTLYPDVVESGGGTGTANIKSHHNVGGLPDDLQFALVEPLRTLFKDEVRALGAALDLPEAMVWRHPFPGPGLAIRIIGEVTRDRLDVLRAADLIAREELTAAGLDRDVWQFPVVLLADVRSVGVQGDGRTYGHPVVLRPVSSEDAMTADWSRLPYDLLAKISTRITNEVPEVNRVVLDVTSKPPGTIEWE
- a CDS encoding NUDIX domain-containing protein, giving the protein MTTDVALEPLRRIAAYAVIVDEQDQVLLVRNSPHSGTPGVWSLPGGAVDHGEHPNDTTVRETAAETGLSITITGLLDVLSDLRSMPHRRVTIHTDRLIYTATIRGGALRERAGQPTDLVRWVPRQAAAELLLRPFTATALGLGTGHRVERILSADLLPDEVPEFPSFHIMEGPDGLHRAQRFAAYAVATDIDNRVLLTRVSPGYPGEGRWHLPGGGTDFGEQPSTALIRELLEETGQAGRLGKLLGVASHRDPASLGPEGYPIDWHGVRAFYRVMVDAATTPLVHDKGGSTSGASWLDRAEVEALADHEMTEVTAEALRAAAIG